TGCTTCTCTCTGCATTGAAAATGACGTTTTGGTTTTCTCTGATGAGGTCTATGATAAGCTGGCTTTTGAGATGGAGCACATTTCCGTGGCCTCTCTTCCAGGGATGTATGAACGAACAGTGACCTTGAATTCCTTGGGGAAGACATTCTCATTGACCGGATGGAAGATTGGATGGGCTATTGCTCCTCCGCACTTGACGTGGGGAGTGCGGCAGGCGCACTCTTTCCTCACATTTGCTACCAACACCCCGGGACAGTGGGCCGCCGCCGCTGCACTGAGAACCCCTGATTCTTACTATGTGGAGTTAAAGAGGGATTATGCAGCAAAGAAGCAAATTTTGGTGGAGGGATTGAAGGAGGCTGGTTTTAAGGTATTCCCTTCAAGCGGCACATACTTTGTGGTTGTAGATCATACCCCTTTTGGTCTGGAAAATGATATCGCGTTCTGCGAATTCTTGATCAAAGAAGTTGGAGTGGTGGCGATCCCAACTAGCGTATTTTACTTGAACCCGGAGGAGGGTAAGAACATTGTAAGATTCACATTCTGCAAAGATGAGGGAACTTTGAGGTCCGCAGTTGAGAGGATGAAGGCAAAGCTGAAGAAAACCTGAAAGGGCGGGTCAGGATCAATCTCGAGCAAACCGTGTCGACAGACTATATTCTTTATAACATCAAGCATCTGGAACCGGAGATCATCGGATTCTTGATCGTAAGTTTGATGACGACGGTTCAACTTCCCATGCAATGATGATATTCCAATTGATTTATATGTGATATGTTGCAAGTGTCGTCACAAAGACGCcataataataagaataatagtTTGCTAAATTTTTGTGGCTGTTCCATGTTTTCTGGGGCACATTTtccataagaaaattaaaaggcaaAAGTGTCGCTTGGTATCGATTACCATGATTTGCCATCCCCTATCATGTCATATGACCAATTCAGCAATTGAGAATTCTCTACGGAGACAATTAATTCGGTTTCCCCTTTTCCGGGGAACACGTGGGGCCTTTTGGGAAGGGCCCCGAAATAAGTCGGTCGTCATCATCTGCGGTTTTTGTACGTGCAAATATGGACTTTTCGCTCTTTGTCAAAAGGGAGAAGTGCGAAACCTGCCTCGCGAGAAAATTCAAAGTGGATTCGAATTGTGGGGGTAAGAAAGCTCCTTCCATGTCAGGTTCAGCAGATCGACCGTATTTGAAGACCGACCGGACTCCTTATGAGATTCACCGCCCGAGAACATCGTTGCGGGGGCCCCCCTCTCCCCCACGCCGTGTACTCCATCGCATTGAAGGCGTTTCACCAACGCCTCCCGAGCGATTTGATTCTCGCACCTACAAGCACATCACGACTCCCATGCGCACGTCGAAACTGATGTGCGTGCGCTGAAAATTACATGTGGGTGTCTTTCTTCCTCCCTTATTTGCAAATCCAAAGGGAAAACCAATTgtttaaatttgagaaaaatcacaaacatcaattataaatatatatgagaTTGATTCCAATTCTCGAGTAAATTTTCAAGGACCATTAGGTgaccttttttaatttttttgcgcTTATGTATCAAGAATCATAATTAGACTAGCGAATAGTCTTCAAACTAAATCGAAAGTATGAATCACGGCTCCGCATTGCTATAGCCCAAGACgcgccgagccgagccgagccgagccacaCTTAGGGAAACGCCTCGCGCGGATTCGGGTCAACAAGGCTCGGCTCCGCTACAGCCGGCGATCACAAGGATTTCCCACGCGAGACCCCTTCACACGATCAATGAGGGCACTCCCGATCTACGTTATAGGCCTGACTCTACATGCATCGACGTGGGATCCCACGTACCTCCGCGCTGGATGTAACGGCCGATGCGGGGCGAACTAGACGTTAGCGGGGGGAGACCCGAATCTTTTGGCCGTGCTCGCCGATgccgagagaggagagaagctGGCGAGCGCCACGCTCCTCCATCTGAGCGCGCGCTTCTCCTGCCCCCGAACCACCCAAAAAGCGCAGTAAATTCTCACGACCAAAGACTGTCGCGGCACGTGCCGGCCTGGCCTGCACCTACACCACCGTCGTGGGCCCCAATAGCCCcttcccaaaaattaaaaaaaaaaaaatttaaaaaaaaaaaaaatgaaggggggagagagagagagagtgcactgaggaggggaaaagagaaaaaggaggaggggGGGAATCGAGATCGAAGCGGACCATTTCAATATCATGGGGACGGATGATATTTTCAACTCCCACCCCCCCTGCACCAATTCGCATCCGACGGCTCGCAACCCCCCCAACCTGCATCTGAGCCGTTAGATCACCCCCACATCCCATCGGACGGCCCACATCAAAACACCCCTCCCTCATCCCCCATAAATTCTCTCTCCTAACCAGGTCCAAATTTCAAAGCCACACCCCACCCCCCCCGTCCTTCTCTCTCTAGGAAcgctgcaaaaacattttttcgtTATAAGGGAAGAGGCCCCTCTCTCCCCTTCCCCACAGGAGCGAACCACTCCACACTTATCTTCCAAGTcactcctcccctctctctctgcttaTTCTgcgccccccccccccctcccgCCGCCTCACCCGCGGACGATGTCTCCGGCGTCGTCGTCGACGTCGAGCGCCGCCTTCCTCCTCATCAGAATCTCTCGCTACCGGCGGCACTGAAAACGACCCGACAAAACGAACCCGAAACTAAACCGAGGATCGAGTCCGGCCCCCAACGGTCGGGGATTGAAATTTGGATTCGCCTCGCGAGCTCCGCAGATGGAGGGACCCAAGAGCCAGTCCTCGGCGGTGCTCACCAGATCGAAGTCGTCGCTCCTCCGCTCCTCCTCCACCGTCCGCTCCTCCATCCACAGCCTTTCCTCCGTCGCCGAGGACGACCTGCTGCCTTCTTACCACCAGAGCCAGCCGCAGCGCGATCCGGTCGAGGAAGAGAAGGCCAGGAGGCGCGCCCCACGCCGGTCCGGCCCGACCGGGTCGAGCCGGTTCCGGCCGGCCCTCGCCGTGGCCTCCCTCGCCTTCTCCACCGTCTTCTTCGTCTGCTTGTTCAGTTCCAGGAGGGACGCGGCCCCGAGCACGACCGCCTCCGAGAACCTCCTCCTGGCCCTCATCTTCGTCGCCGTCGCGCTCTTCTTCGTCTCCAGGAACAAGCCCCTGATCGAGCGCAACCTCTCGACGATTAAGCACCTGTACAGCCTCAACGCCAAGAGGCTAGGGTTCTCGCGGGGCAACGCGAGAGGGGGCGTGCAGTGGTTCATCGGCAGCGACTCCAGCGCGGCCGACGCCAAGGCCGCGAtcagggagaagaagaagattatccGCGAGGGAGTGGAGTTCTACAGCAATGGGGATTACTACGAGGGCGAGTTCCACAAGGGGAGGTGCAATGGGAGTGGCGTGTACAATTACATCGCGAACGGGCGATACGAAGGGGATTGGATCGACGGCAAGTACGACGGGTACGGGATTGAGAGCTGGGCTCGCGGTAGCAGGTACCGCGGGCAGTATCGGAACGGGCTGAGGCACGGGTTGGGCGTGTATAGGTTTTACACGGGGGATTCGTATGCCGGAGAGTGGTGGAATGGGCAGAGCCATGGGGTTGGGGTGCAGAGCTGTGCTGATGGGAGCTGCTATGTTGGGGAATTCAAGTGTGGGGTCAAGCATGGACTCGGGTGTTATTATTTCAGGTGAAGATTTACTtcactcttctttcttgtgtCTTCTTGCCTCTGATTCAGATGCGATCATGTTGAATTTGGTCGGGTTTTCTGTCTTCTTTGATCGTAGAGATAGGACATTAAAATTTGATATCTGTCTGTGTAGCTCTGCGATGGGTGGTATGCTTAATTTCCTGTCTTGGAGCGGAGTAGATAGGTTCTCTTGTGATCAGAAAGTTGGTGATCGTTTAATCTGGAGTTTTCATTCAAAGGCCTTAGAATATTTGTGTCCTCGACGATTTTATGGTTATGATTTCTTGAGATTATAGAAGTGGACGTTCATCATCTTGTGCTTTGGTTGATGATCTGCACATAAATGCTGGGACTTGTGTTGATTTTTCAACTTGGAAGATCTGATGAGTGTAGAGAACATAACTATCGGGCTAATTATTCTACTATATCTTCTGCTCCGGTGCTTATGCCCTGCTTTTTCTGGTGTCAATGATTTGCTGTTGTTATAGGAATGGAGACAGATTCGCTGGAGAATATTTTGGCGATAAAATTCATGGGTTCGGTGTCTACCATTTTGCCAATGGCCATTGCTACGAGGGTTCTTGGCATGAAGGTTCGAAGCAAGGCTATGGAATGTACACTTTCCGAAACGGCGATTCAAAATGTGGTGAATGGCACTCTGGTTCCCTCAAGACCCCTTTACCCCAACTGACCGACGCAGTTCTTCGAGCAATTCAGGTACTTCACCTTTCAGTCGTTGTCTCTGTGCAGTTCTGATTACTGGAATGATGTGAAATTATAGCAGAATGGGTTGTCAGTTATGTGAGCTGATGAATAGTCCAGAGAGCTTCGtcgaaatttttgttttttctacttttttggCGACAGACCTAAAGGGATCCTATATCTTTTAGGTTTCTGTTGTCACATTCGTGTTTTTGTTAATTCCCAGTAGCGTAGATGTTTGACTCACTTTCTTGCCTTCTAAATGCAGGCTGCCAGAAAAGCAGCTGAAAATGCAATTCACCTTCGCCGAGTAGACGAACAGGTGAACAAGGCCGTCTTGGCCGCGAGTAGAGCTGGGACTGCTGCTAGAGTTGCCGCCGTGAAAGCTGTCCAGAATCGGATGGACGGCAAGTTTTGTGACATAGAAGCTTGACTAAGAGTGGCTTTTTTAGGCTTTGGCTGAAAGTGTATATTTCACTAATCTTTATGATCACGGAAGAGTCGTCGCCCCGGTGAGCACAAGCTTCTCGGAGGTTGAgatctcctcttttcttttgatcacgCAGAATGTAACTTGTACATAAGCGATGTGTATCAATGAAATGaggaaacttcttttttttttccctgaagaactttttaaattatgttCCTTATCTTGAAAGGGTTGATGATCTATTCTTGTGGGGTTGACCCAGGATGCCCCATTATTATGTTCTCGTGCAATAATGAGATCATGGGCTTGATCCCAACCTGTCCCCTTCACCATCATCTTCGACAGAAAAACAGAGGACCTGGGGAAATCTTATCTCCGGTGTTTGCTTCTTGCTCAAACCTATCCTCTGCTTGGCTCTAAAAATATCTCTTCTTTGGAACTGCTTTTCACTGCAAATCGGAAAAGATTTTCCAAGGAAAGCCTCTTTATTGGAGAGAAAAGGCCTCATAGATCCACTCATTGCACTTCTCATGTGACAGAATATTTGAGATGAAGAAACGTGGAAGATCTGGCATCACAGCACTGTCAAATCGCACAATAAACTATCAAGAGATGTGCAGAGATTCCCATCAGCAGATTAGGTTTTTTCTACCCGAGTATACACTTCCTCGAGGTGCATGTAGGCCAGCTCATTTTGCAAACTTAATTCGAGAAAGCGACAAGTCCAGGGGGATTCAGATTGGAATGAAGAATCTCACATCATGTCTTGATTTGCTTTGTATCTCAATTTCCCTcgttaaaaaaagagaaaaaggagaagatgggtgtgtgtgtgtgtcatgTGCCTTCCTGCCTGCTACTTGTCGTAGGATAATGCTGGGGATTGTAAGTTTTCTAAATCGCACAGCAGCACATGATTGtggggggtggtggtggtggtggggatggCGGTAGGGTTATAACTTTCTTTTGTCGACGCTGAAAAAACCAAAACCCTTTATACTACTTTTCATGCAATGTTCTATGTAGAGAGATTTAACTCTATTCATATAAAAGTCGCCCATAAAAAGCAAGTCCCTCTCTGTTCCGAGCATTAAAATCTGGGAAAGATTCTTCCTCCTTTCCTAAATGTAAATACCAGGTTCAAAACGTTCTTCTCTGCTTCAAATGCCCAACCACTCCCCCATGCATTTTGTTCTGTCTGTTGAGATTGTTTAGGTTTCTGAACCGCATGTGCCCACGAGATAGATGGTCATCCATAGCTTTTGACCAAATCCTAATTCCAatgtgattttcaatttttttaaaaaaaaagcgaGGCTTGGTAGATGGGGAGGCCACGCTAATCTAAGGGAAACCCTCCATTAAAGGTTAGACATACTCTGAAGGGTGATTCGTCTATCATTTATAAAATAGATTCGCACACATAAATTGGTGTCTCCAGCAATCAATTTTGTATTCGTTTCATTAGATGATGTCGGCTCACATGTCTCGCAAATATGACTAAAAAAACACATATAATGATGTATTTAGCACCATAAAGACGGACGTTAATGATAAAAATACCGTTTCGATCGTCATTTTCTAGGAGAGTGATTGGAGTTGACgcataaaaattaattcatatGGCTTGCATTATCTTGTCATTGGACGATTCAAAAATGTGGGTGTGCACTTGAACAATCTGAACATCATGtatgactatatatatatattatgtgctCGTAGGTTGTGATGTGTTCCATGCATCTTCTCCACTTTGATAAAGGTTAGATGAAAGTTACAATGTCCTGGGAAAATCCCCAAAGCATGTGCGTTGAATCCCAAGCTTCCAGGCGCTGCATCAGGGTTTTAATGTAACGTGGAATTCGTTTCTCTTTCTTGTACAATTGATCAAAGGCAAAAGACACATTTTTTATGCAACTCACCACTTCCTTGACAACTGTTCTTTGAACATTAAAAATAGGAGAATTCATTCTCTTTGATAAAATGTCCCGGCCTTCTTTCACATGTTCCTGTTGTAACTTGAGCACCTACAAAAATTTC
The window above is part of the Eucalyptus grandis isolate ANBG69807.140 chromosome 6, ASM1654582v1, whole genome shotgun sequence genome. Proteins encoded here:
- the LOC104450490 gene encoding MORN repeat-containing protein 1, whose protein sequence is MEGPKSQSSAVLTRSKSSLLRSSSTVRSSIHSLSSVAEDDLLPSYHQSQPQRDPVEEEKARRRAPRRSGPTGSSRFRPALAVASLAFSTVFFVCLFSSRRDAAPSTTASENLLLALIFVAVALFFVSRNKPLIERNLSTIKHLYSLNAKRLGFSRGNARGGVQWFIGSDSSAADAKAAIREKKKIIREGVEFYSNGDYYEGEFHKGRCNGSGVYNYIANGRYEGDWIDGKYDGYGIESWARGSRYRGQYRNGLRHGLGVYRFYTGDSYAGEWWNGQSHGVGVQSCADGSCYVGEFKCGVKHGLGCYYFRNGDRFAGEYFGDKIHGFGVYHFANGHCYEGSWHEGSKQGYGMYTFRNGDSKCGEWHSGSLKTPLPQLTDAVLRAIQAARKAAENAIHLRRVDEQVNKAVLAASRAGTAARVAAVKAVQNRMDGKFCDIEA